In Trichocoleus desertorum ATA4-8-CV12, a genomic segment contains:
- a CDS encoding relaxase domain-containing protein, with amino-acid sequence MVVSIANVSPTYASRYYSEGKTGVSTTPSSEWCGNSSNRLGLVQAVLPADFNQLLAGKSPTGLILVNKTRFHQQQLNAKALGEPAPTERAGIDLTTSAPKSVSLQALVFGDRLLELAHQQANREMLRVVEARYACTRITERGKRFKVPTGEVAIACFHHETSRALDPQLHTHNVILNLQRHPKTGHWQSLDNTEIYKAKMLLGQIYRNELACAAQDLGYSVYVTNRRHGLWELEGFTNKQLRAFSRRLNQIEEAVGVGASSKAQAWANRITRPSKVEYDRDELQCCWQRQARAMGLIALQPQPTQTEATEPVAIAQVRQWLSQWLGQRHTQSIDRRELERQALLQPGLLPFSTLQQTIDAYLSNPFIPLIGTSSYVFQRVQEVFSQTDSSTHSGSIQQPLSRKPHPQPSGQATTAIAAFREPSPSDRQFSSELACSPETNAARAYGTPGGKRSRTEHVNPEPCTSDERADAPIAADGSEVGEPPAGEQFDCRPQATPSEHGRTSTDAGGNGETSRLGTEFRALDELVAQVLERYERRTMVRAEDEARSDDSCPNRTEHGSPQETSDSGANYLAQSLETDDLELERER; translated from the coding sequence ATGGTTGTTTCAATTGCCAATGTATCCCCCACCTATGCCTCCAGGTATTACAGCGAAGGGAAGACGGGCGTTTCCACAACGCCCTCCAGCGAGTGGTGCGGCAACAGCAGCAACCGATTAGGGCTGGTACAAGCCGTCCTACCTGCCGATTTCAATCAACTGCTGGCTGGCAAATCGCCCACCGGACTCATCCTAGTGAACAAAACTCGCTTCCATCAGCAGCAACTCAATGCGAAAGCTCTAGGAGAGCCTGCCCCAACCGAACGGGCAGGGATTGATCTGACGACTAGTGCGCCGAAGTCCGTGAGTTTGCAAGCTCTAGTCTTTGGCGATCGCCTCTTAGAACTTGCCCACCAACAAGCAAACCGCGAAATGCTGAGGGTCGTGGAAGCACGCTATGCCTGCACTCGCATTACTGAGAGAGGAAAGCGATTCAAGGTGCCCACTGGAGAAGTCGCGATCGCCTGCTTCCACCACGAGACCAGTCGCGCGCTCGATCCCCAGCTTCACACCCATAACGTGATTCTCAACCTTCAGCGCCACCCCAAAACAGGGCACTGGCAAAGTCTCGACAATACGGAGATCTATAAAGCCAAGATGCTGCTGGGGCAGATTTATCGAAACGAGCTAGCTTGCGCCGCGCAGGACTTAGGATATTCCGTCTACGTCACCAACCGGCGACACGGGTTATGGGAATTAGAGGGATTCACAAACAAACAGCTTCGCGCCTTCAGTCGCCGCCTCAACCAGATTGAGGAAGCTGTAGGAGTCGGAGCCAGCAGCAAGGCGCAAGCCTGGGCCAATCGGATAACTCGCCCCAGCAAAGTAGAGTACGACCGCGATGAACTGCAATGCTGCTGGCAGCGCCAAGCGCGGGCAATGGGCTTAATCGCACTTCAGCCTCAGCCCACCCAAACAGAAGCCACAGAACCGGTTGCAATCGCTCAAGTCAGGCAGTGGCTCTCGCAGTGGCTGGGGCAACGACACACCCAGTCCATAGATCGCAGAGAACTGGAACGTCAAGCTCTTCTGCAACCAGGGCTTCTCCCGTTCTCCACACTTCAGCAGACCATTGATGCCTACCTGTCCAACCCTTTCATCCCCTTAATTGGAACGAGCTCCTATGTTTTTCAACGAGTTCAAGAAGTGTTCTCCCAAACGGATAGCTCCACCCACAGTGGTTCAATCCAGCAACCCTTATCAAGGAAACCCCACCCGCAACCCAGTGGTCAAGCTACCACCGCGATCGCAGCCTTTAGAGAACCCAGCCCCAGCGATCGCCAGTTCTCCTCAGAGCTTGCCTGCTCACCAGAGACGAATGCAGCTAGGGCGTATGGTACCCCCGGAGGCAAACGCAGTCGAACCGAACACGTCAACCCAGAACCCTGTACCAGCGACGAGCGAGCAGATGCTCCAATTGCAGCAGATGGTTCAGAAGTTGGCGAGCCACCAGCAGGTGAACAATTTGATTGCCGACCTCAAGCCACTCCCTCAGAGCATGGCAGGACTAGCACGGATGCTGGAGGCAACGGCGAAACAAGCAGACTTGGAACAGAGTTTCGCGCATTGGATGAACTCGTGGCCCAAGTCCTCGAGCGGTATGAGCGACGAACAATGGTACGAGCTGAGGACGAAGCTCGATCTGATGATTCATGCCCTAACCGGACTGAGCACGGCTCACCCCAGGAAACGTCGGACTCAGGCGCAAACTACCTGGCTCAATCCTTGGAAACAGACGATCTCGAATTGGAAAGAGAGCGGTAG